A region of Streptomyces sp. R44 DNA encodes the following proteins:
- a CDS encoding ABC transporter ATP-binding protein — translation MPDQAFDGAFDKAGAAPGDGAVPAVRVEGLWKRFGQQIAVNGIDLVLPAGRFIGLVGPNGAGKTTTLSMITGLLRPDHGRILVAGHDVWADPESVAQVKARIGILPEGLRLFERLSGRELLAYSGRLRGLPGAEVDKRAAQLLDVLDLTGSQNKLVVDYSTGMRKKIGLAAALLHNPEVLFLDEPFEGVDPVSAQTIRGVLERYTSSGATVVFSSHVMELVESLCDWVAVMAGGRIRAQGPLAEVRGSAPSLQAAFLELVGANGRAAAGDSLDWLGGGAGTGGTQR, via the coding sequence ATGCCTGACCAGGCATTTGACGGAGCGTTCGACAAGGCGGGCGCCGCACCGGGGGACGGTGCGGTGCCCGCCGTGCGTGTGGAGGGGCTGTGGAAGCGCTTCGGACAGCAGATCGCGGTGAACGGGATCGATCTCGTCCTGCCCGCCGGCCGGTTCATCGGGCTCGTGGGGCCCAACGGCGCCGGCAAGACGACGACCCTCTCCATGATCACCGGCCTGCTGCGGCCCGACCACGGGCGCATCCTCGTCGCCGGCCACGACGTGTGGGCCGACCCTGAGTCGGTCGCCCAGGTCAAGGCCCGCATCGGCATCCTGCCGGAGGGCCTGCGGCTCTTCGAGCGCCTCTCGGGCCGTGAACTCCTCGCCTACAGCGGACGGCTCCGCGGTCTGCCCGGCGCCGAGGTCGACAAGCGGGCCGCGCAGCTCCTCGACGTCCTCGACCTGACCGGCTCGCAGAACAAGCTGGTCGTCGACTACTCGACGGGCATGCGGAAGAAGATCGGCCTCGCCGCCGCGCTCCTCCACAACCCCGAGGTCCTCTTCCTCGACGAGCCCTTCGAGGGCGTCGACCCGGTCTCCGCGCAGACGATCCGCGGCGTCCTGGAGCGGTACACCTCCTCCGGCGCCACCGTCGTCTTCTCCAGCCATGTGATGGAGCTCGTCGAGTCGCTCTGCGACTGGGTCGCCGTCATGGCGGGCGGGCGGATCCGGGCGCAGGGCCCGCTGGCCGAGGTGCGGGGCTCGGCGCCCTCGCTCCAGGCGGCGTTCCTGGAGCTCGTCGGCGCGAACGGCCGCGCGGCGGCCGGGGACTCGCTGGACTGGCTGGGCGGCGGGGCGGGCACGGGCGGTACGCAGCGATGA
- a CDS encoding ABC transporter substrate-binding protein produces MCMPMTGRRLTSLLAHVTTAAAGASLLTGCGVLPGATGGSREPVTVMTWAPDQTRATNMPGMPAMAQTFARWVNSQGGINGHELRVLTCNEQNSSAGAAACARRAVREKAVAVVGSYSQNGRAFMAPLEAADIPYIGGYGIAEDEFTSPLSYPVNGGVASLVAGHGMQLADSCEKVSLVRPDTTAGDKLPDLLNSGLRKASHRSAVDIPAMEDAAEYTQQAGRARTRAGDEKGCVTAVLGERTQTFFDSFRRLPAQQEEKKRDTVRISSVLGSVDQPVIDRTGGAHSPFEGAFVTGWYPAAGDESWAPMRKVIQEHAFADNRVDPADTGVQTTWIAYTVLKDVIESLDEDTITAGQITHALDRGEQIDTGGLTPSLRWKYEDLLGAPGFTRIVNHEVTFQVVRQGRLVAQKPGFVDVGETVLSTP; encoded by the coding sequence ATGTGCATGCCCATGACCGGTAGGCGACTGACCTCACTCCTCGCGCATGTCACGACCGCGGCGGCCGGAGCGTCGCTGCTCACCGGGTGTGGCGTGCTCCCTGGGGCCACGGGGGGCTCCAGGGAGCCCGTCACGGTGATGACCTGGGCCCCCGACCAGACCCGAGCGACCAATATGCCCGGAATGCCTGCCATGGCGCAGACCTTCGCCCGGTGGGTCAACTCCCAGGGCGGCATCAACGGGCACGAGCTGCGCGTCCTCACCTGCAACGAACAGAACTCCAGCGCCGGCGCCGCCGCCTGCGCCCGCCGCGCGGTCCGCGAGAAGGCGGTCGCCGTCGTCGGCTCGTACAGCCAGAACGGCCGCGCCTTCATGGCCCCCCTGGAGGCCGCGGACATCCCGTACATCGGCGGCTACGGCATCGCGGAGGACGAGTTCACGAGCCCGCTCTCGTACCCCGTCAACGGCGGGGTGGCCTCGCTCGTCGCCGGGCACGGCATGCAGCTCGCCGACTCCTGCGAGAAGGTCTCCCTCGTCCGCCCCGACACCACCGCCGGGGACAAGCTCCCCGACCTCCTCAACTCCGGCCTGCGCAAGGCGAGTCACCGCAGCGCCGTCGACATCCCGGCCATGGAGGACGCCGCCGAGTACACCCAGCAGGCAGGCCGCGCCCGCACCCGGGCCGGTGACGAGAAGGGCTGCGTGACCGCCGTCCTCGGCGAGCGGACCCAGACCTTCTTCGACTCCTTCCGCCGGCTCCCCGCGCAGCAGGAGGAGAAGAAGCGCGACACCGTCCGGATCTCCTCGGTCCTCGGCAGCGTCGACCAGCCCGTCATCGACCGCACCGGCGGCGCCCACAGCCCCTTCGAGGGCGCGTTCGTCACCGGCTGGTACCCGGCGGCGGGCGACGAGAGCTGGGCGCCGATGCGCAAGGTCATCCAGGAGCACGCCTTCGCCGACAACCGGGTCGACCCGGCCGACACCGGCGTACAGACCACCTGGATCGCGTACACGGTCCTCAAGGACGTCATCGAGTCCCTCGACGAGGACACGATCACGGCCGGGCAGATCACCCACGCCCTCGACCGGGGCGAGCAGATCGACACCGGCGGCCTCACCCCCAGCCTGCGCTGGAAGTACGAGGACCTGCTCGGCGCCCCCGGCTTCACCCGGATCGTCAACCACGAGGTGACGTTCCAGGTGGTGCGCCAGGGGCGGCTCGTGGCGCAGAAGCCCGGTTTCGTCGACGTCGGCGAGACCGTCCTCAGCACCCCGTAA
- the purU gene encoding formyltetrahydrofolate deformylase — MTDQYVLTLSCPDKQGIVHAVSSYLFITGCNIEDSQQFGDRDTGLFFMRVHFSAEAPVTVEKLRASFAAVGDAYAMDWQINRADQPMRVVLMVSKFGHCLNDLLFRSRIGALPVEIVAVVSNHRDFEELVGSYGIPFRHIPVTKENKPEAEAELLDLVRSENVELVVLARYMQVLSDDLCKQLSGRIINIHHSFLPSFKGAKPYHQAHARGVKLIGATAHYVTADLDEGPIIEQEVERVGHEVTPDQLVAIGRDVECQALARAVKWHAERRILLNGRRTVVFA; from the coding sequence ATGACCGACCAGTACGTCCTCACCCTCTCCTGCCCCGACAAGCAGGGCATCGTGCACGCCGTGTCGAGCTACCTCTTCATCACCGGCTGCAACATCGAGGACAGCCAGCAGTTCGGAGACCGCGACACGGGTCTCTTCTTCATGCGGGTCCACTTCTCGGCCGAGGCCCCCGTGACGGTCGAAAAGCTCCGGGCGAGCTTCGCCGCCGTCGGCGACGCCTACGCGATGGACTGGCAGATCAACCGAGCCGACCAGCCGATGCGGGTCGTGCTCATGGTCTCGAAGTTCGGCCACTGCCTGAACGACCTGCTGTTCCGGTCGCGGATCGGGGCGCTGCCGGTGGAGATCGTCGCCGTCGTCTCCAACCACCGGGACTTCGAGGAGCTGGTGGGCTCGTACGGGATCCCGTTCCGGCACATCCCGGTGACGAAGGAGAACAAGCCGGAGGCGGAGGCGGAGCTCCTCGACCTCGTCCGGTCCGAGAACGTCGAGCTGGTCGTCCTGGCCCGCTACATGCAGGTCCTCTCCGACGACCTCTGCAAGCAGCTCTCCGGGCGGATCATCAACATCCACCACTCCTTCCTCCCCAGCTTCAAGGGCGCCAAGCCCTACCACCAGGCGCACGCGCGCGGCGTGAAGCTCATCGGCGCGACGGCGCACTATGTGACGGCCGACCTCGACGAGGGCCCGATCATCGAGCAGGAGGTCGAGCGGGTGGGCCACGAGGTGACGCCGGACCAGCTGGTGGCGATCGGGCGGGACGTCGAGTGCCAGGCGCTGGCGCGGGCCGTCAAGTGGCACGCGGAACGCCGAATCCTCCTGAACGGCCGCCGCACGGTCGTCTTCGCGTAG
- a CDS encoding transcriptional regulator, whose product MAARPLVPRQLNERLQALIQEAGCSNAGLARRVNMVGAERGLDLRYDKTSVARWLRGQQPRGRAPGIIAEALGRKLGRTVTIDEVGMANGRNLAAGVGLQFAPTVPGAIEQVCELWRSDVGRRDFLNGSTVAASALVEPSRDWLITGPDAHVARMAGARVGVADVAAVREMTAALVDLDRRFGSGHVRPVVVHYLNSVVSGMLSGSYREAVGRQLFAAVARLTELAGYMAVDTGEPGLAQRYYIQALRLAQAAGDRGYGGYVLAASMSHLAAQLGNPREIAQLARAAQEGARGKVPPRAEAMFLAAEARGHALMGDVRAFETAAGRAVRALGQADPEAGDDPAWIAHFDAAYLADELAHCHRDLGQAEEAARAAEESIAGHPESRARRRAIGLALLASAQVQQREVEQACRTGTQALELLGTLRSSRGVEYLDDLRERLEPYAGEPVVREFGVRMELYAA is encoded by the coding sequence ATGGCAGCCAGGCCACTCGTTCCGCGTCAGCTCAACGAACGGCTCCAGGCGCTCATCCAGGAGGCGGGCTGCTCCAACGCCGGCCTCGCCCGCAGGGTCAACATGGTCGGCGCGGAGCGCGGCCTCGACCTGCGGTACGACAAGACGTCGGTGGCGCGCTGGCTGCGCGGGCAGCAGCCGCGCGGCCGGGCGCCCGGGATCATCGCGGAGGCCCTCGGCCGCAAGCTGGGCCGCACGGTCACGATCGACGAGGTCGGCATGGCCAACGGCCGGAACCTCGCGGCCGGGGTGGGGCTGCAGTTCGCGCCGACCGTGCCCGGGGCGATCGAGCAGGTCTGCGAGCTGTGGCGCAGCGACGTGGGGCGCCGCGACTTCCTGAACGGCTCGACCGTGGCGGCCTCCGCGCTCGTCGAGCCCAGCAGGGACTGGCTGATCACGGGGCCCGACGCGCACGTGGCGCGGATGGCGGGGGCCCGGGTCGGGGTCGCGGACGTGGCGGCCGTACGGGAGATGACGGCCGCGCTCGTCGACCTCGACCGGCGCTTCGGCAGCGGCCATGTGCGGCCGGTGGTCGTGCACTACCTCAACAGCGTGGTGTCGGGGATGCTGTCGGGCTCGTACCGGGAGGCGGTCGGCCGGCAGCTGTTCGCGGCCGTCGCCCGGCTGACCGAGCTCGCCGGGTACATGGCGGTGGACACCGGTGAACCGGGGCTGGCGCAGCGGTACTACATCCAGGCGCTGCGGCTCGCGCAGGCGGCGGGGGACCGGGGGTACGGCGGCTATGTCCTCGCCGCCTCGATGAGCCACCTCGCGGCGCAGCTCGGCAACCCGCGGGAGATCGCCCAGTTGGCGCGGGCCGCGCAGGAGGGCGCGCGCGGCAAGGTGCCGCCGCGCGCGGAGGCGATGTTCCTCGCGGCGGAGGCCCGCGGGCACGCGCTGATGGGCGACGTCCGCGCCTTCGAGACGGCGGCGGGCCGTGCCGTACGGGCCCTTGGGCAGGCCGATCCGGAGGCGGGCGACGACCCGGCGTGGATCGCCCACTTCGACGCGGCCTACCTCGCGGACGAACTGGCGCACTGCCACCGGGACCTGGGGCAGGCGGAGGAGGCGGCGCGGGCCGCGGAGGAGTCGATCGCCGGGCATCCGGAGTCGCGGGCGCGGCGGCGCGCGATCGGCCTCGCGCTGCTCGCCTCGGCGCAGGTCCAGCAGCGGGAGGTCGAGCAGGCCTGCCGGACGGGTACGCAGGCCCTCGAACTGCTCGGCACGCTGCGGTCGTCGCGGGGCGTCGAGTACCTGGACGATCTGAGGGAGCGGCTCGAGCCGTACGCGGGGGAGCCGGTGGTGCGGGAGTTCGGCGTGCGGATGGAGCTGTACGCGGCGTAG
- a CDS encoding transporter, whose translation MSAATSPVPTATAPVPSLTSVFVRLKLSLLKNGLRQSGGRTAAYILSIVFGALFAAGIVLTFVLMRGNADADTVAILLIGALALAWTVMPLFIPSGDETLDPSRLVMLPLQPRPLVRALLVASLVGVGPVLTLVLALGAVLSVAHGAAGTVLAVLAVPLAAVTCVALSRAVAAANVRLLTSRKGRDLALLSGLVIAVGMQFVNFAAQRLGQAGGLESLEPATAVVGWLPPAAAIGAVDAASQGDYAVAAARLLLTAAALVGLLYWWQRSLVRLMVEPDGSTIGAAPDAGAQDKSAGSGLLARILPAGRTGTVMERALRYIWRDPKTKAAWVTSLAIGLIVPLFNAFQGAGSVYFACFASGMLGMLMYNQFGQDSSAFWMVAQTISTAADAYAELRARAMALLMITLPFTVLVTALTAGVLGDWAKLPEALGLSLGLLGAMVGTGAVTSASFPYSIPQDSGYKNVAPGQGGLAWMSIMGGMLAAGVLCSPLIGATIYLHVSDRQSLLWLLLPAGLLYGALLVLAGLKLAAPRTAKRLPEILASVSKG comes from the coding sequence ATGAGTGCCGCCACCTCTCCCGTACCGACGGCCACCGCTCCCGTACCGTCCCTCACGTCCGTCTTCGTACGGCTCAAGCTGTCGCTGCTGAAGAACGGGCTGCGGCAGTCCGGCGGACGCACCGCCGCGTACATCCTGTCGATCGTCTTCGGCGCGCTCTTCGCCGCGGGCATCGTCCTCACATTCGTCCTCATGCGGGGCAACGCGGACGCCGACACCGTGGCGATCCTCCTCATCGGCGCGCTCGCGCTGGCCTGGACGGTCATGCCGCTGTTCATCCCGAGCGGCGACGAGACCCTCGACCCCTCGCGGCTCGTGATGCTGCCGCTGCAGCCCCGGCCGCTGGTCCGGGCGCTGCTCGTGGCCTCCCTCGTGGGCGTCGGCCCCGTCCTCACCCTCGTCCTCGCCCTGGGCGCGGTCCTCTCGGTCGCCCACGGCGCCGCCGGCACGGTCCTCGCCGTCCTCGCCGTCCCGCTCGCGGCGGTGACGTGCGTGGCGCTGTCCCGGGCCGTGGCCGCCGCCAACGTCCGGCTCCTCACCTCCCGCAAGGGCCGTGACCTGGCGCTGCTCAGCGGTCTGGTGATCGCGGTCGGCATGCAGTTCGTGAACTTCGCCGCCCAGCGCCTGGGCCAGGCCGGCGGTCTGGAGTCCCTCGAACCGGCCACGGCCGTCGTCGGCTGGCTCCCGCCGGCCGCCGCGATCGGCGCCGTCGACGCCGCGAGCCAGGGCGACTACGCGGTGGCCGCGGCCCGGCTGCTGCTCACGGCGGCCGCGCTCGTGGGCCTCCTGTACTGGTGGCAGCGGAGCCTGGTGCGGCTGATGGTCGAGCCGGACGGCTCCACGATCGGCGCGGCCCCGGACGCGGGCGCCCAGGACAAGTCCGCCGGTTCGGGGCTGCTCGCGCGGATCCTTCCGGCCGGACGGACCGGCACGGTCATGGAGCGGGCCCTGCGGTACATCTGGCGCGACCCGAAGACGAAGGCGGCGTGGGTGACCTCGCTCGCCATCGGCCTGATCGTCCCCCTCTTCAACGCCTTCCAGGGCGCCGGCTCGGTCTACTTCGCGTGCTTCGCCTCCGGCATGCTCGGCATGCTGATGTACAACCAGTTCGGGCAGGACAGCTCGGCGTTCTGGATGGTCGCGCAGACCATCTCGACGGCGGCCGACGCGTACGCCGAACTCCGGGCGCGGGCCATGGCCCTGCTCATGATCACGCTGCCGTTCACGGTCCTCGTGACGGCTCTGACGGCCGGTGTCCTCGGCGACTGGGCGAAGCTCCCCGAGGCCCTCGGCCTGTCGCTCGGTCTGCTCGGCGCGATGGTCGGGACGGGCGCGGTGACCTCGGCGAGCTTCCCGTACTCGATCCCCCAGGACAGCGGCTACAAGAACGTCGCACCGGGGCAGGGCGGACTCGCCTGGATGTCGATCATGGGCGGCATGCTCGCGGCCGGTGTGCTGTGCTCCCCGCTCATCGGCGCGACGATCTACCTCCACGTCTCCGACCGGCAGTCCCTGCTGTGGCTCCTCCTCCCCGCCGGCCTGCTCTACGGCGCGCTGCTCGTCCTCGCGGGCCTCAAGCTGGCGGCCCCGCGCACGGCGAAGCGGCTGCCGGAGATCCTGGCGTCGGTCAGCAAGGGGTAG
- a CDS encoding bifunctional DNA primase/polymerase: MFTVEETMGVTEAAQIPKQRGEQLLDSAVRYAEERHWDVFPGTWLEVVEGKERCSCGADACAVPGAHAVRPDWSTQATGSGVGARRMWSKTPKASILLPTGRTFDAIEVPETAGFLALARMERMELTLGPVTCTPDRRMYFFVLPGAATKVPDLVRKLGWAPASIDLVTRGEGHYVAAPPTRVGGFGAVQWARRPTPANRWLPDAEELISALAYACGREAAEARGRAQ, translated from the coding sequence GTGTTCACCGTGGAAGAGACCATGGGAGTCACGGAAGCCGCACAGATCCCCAAGCAGCGGGGCGAGCAGCTGCTGGACAGCGCCGTGCGGTACGCGGAAGAGCGGCACTGGGACGTGTTTCCCGGGACCTGGCTGGAAGTCGTCGAGGGCAAGGAGCGCTGCTCCTGCGGCGCGGACGCGTGCGCCGTGCCCGGCGCCCACGCCGTCAGGCCCGACTGGTCGACCCAGGCGACCGGCAGCGGCGTCGGGGCGCGGCGGATGTGGTCGAAGACCCCGAAGGCCTCGATCCTGCTGCCGACCGGCCGCACCTTCGACGCGATCGAGGTGCCGGAGACGGCCGGTTTCCTGGCGCTCGCCCGCATGGAGCGGATGGAGCTGACGCTCGGCCCCGTGACCTGCACCCCGGACCGCCGGATGTACTTCTTCGTGCTGCCCGGCGCCGCGACCAAGGTGCCCGACCTCGTCCGCAAGCTCGGCTGGGCCCCGGCCTCCATCGACCTCGTCACGCGCGGCGAGGGCCACTACGTGGCGGCCCCGCCGACCCGGGTCGGCGGCTTCGGCGCGGTGCAGTGGGCGCGGCGCCCCACCCCGGCGAACCGCTGGCTGCCGGACGCGGAGGAGCTGATCAGCGCCCTCGCGTACGCGTGCGGCCGGGAGGCCGCGGAGGCGAGGGGCCGCGCGCAGTGA